In Luteitalea sp. TBR-22, one genomic interval encodes:
- a CDS encoding ABC transporter permease, with protein sequence MPANDLRALVAYRGLLRGLVQRDLTVKYKGSILGVAWSLLHPLVMVAVYTLAFRYVVRVPIERFPLFLLSGLLPWMFFTSALSAATGSIADNGTLVRKVAFPRAVLPLAAVASALVQFALMYTVLVPTALVMGAGLSLSWAALLPVVLLQTAFTAGLGLLLATAYVFVRDARHLLDVALQVWFWLTPIVYAASLAPATLRRWLQLNPMMHFVTAYQQIVTQHVVPSLATFTLLAALAVSSLALGWTVFGRAQKRFAEYV encoded by the coding sequence GTGCCGGCCAACGATCTCCGCGCGCTGGTGGCCTATCGCGGCCTGCTCCGCGGCCTCGTGCAGCGCGATCTCACCGTCAAGTACAAGGGGTCCATCCTCGGGGTGGCGTGGTCGCTCCTGCACCCGCTCGTCATGGTGGCCGTGTACACGCTCGCCTTCCGGTACGTGGTGCGCGTGCCGATCGAGCGGTTTCCGCTCTTCCTGCTCAGCGGCCTGCTGCCCTGGATGTTCTTCACCAGCGCCCTGAGCGCCGCCACCGGATCGATTGCCGACAACGGCACGCTGGTGCGCAAGGTGGCCTTCCCGCGGGCCGTGCTGCCGCTGGCAGCCGTGGCGTCGGCGCTCGTGCAGTTCGCGCTGATGTACACGGTGCTCGTGCCGACCGCGCTGGTGATGGGCGCCGGGCTGTCGCTGTCGTGGGCGGCGCTGCTGCCGGTGGTGCTGCTGCAGACGGCCTTCACCGCCGGCCTGGGCCTGCTGCTGGCCACCGCCTACGTCTTCGTCCGCGACGCGCGGCACCTGCTCGACGTGGCGCTCCAGGTGTGGTTCTGGCTCACGCCCATCGTGTACGCGGCAAGCCTGGCCCCGGCGACGCTCCGGCGCTGGCTGCAGTTGAACCCGATGATGCACTTCGTGACGGCCTACCAGCAGATCGTGACCCAGCACGTCGTGCCGTCGCTGGCCACCTTCACGCTCCTGGCGGCGCTGGCGGTCTCGTCGCTGGCCCTCGGGTGGACGGTCTTCGGCCGCGCCCAGAAGCGGTTCGCCGAGTACGTGTAG
- a CDS encoding ribulokinase, protein MTAVIGIDFGTESARALVVDTRDGRVLGSGVGVYRHAVIDEQLPSTGAALGAEWALQHPGDWVTSLETCVREALASARLAPADVVGIGIDFTACTVLPVRADGTPLMQDPGFAAEPHAWPKLWKHHASQPQATRVTDVAAARGERWLPRYGGRISSEWMLPKALQVLEEAPAVFEAADLIVEGGDWVVWQLTGTFARNACAAGYKGLWHKRDGYPSDAYLRALHPGLEGFYASKGGGQGVVAPGVCVGTLTPGWAERLGLSPSTAVGAALIDAHAGVLGSGATTPGALMLILGTSTCHLVLAEQEQLVPGVAGVVEDGIVAGLFAYEAGQAAVGDSFAWFVDAMAPADVQEEAARRQVSAHEVLTARAANLRPGESGLVALDWWNGNRSTLVDAELSGLLVGATLATRPEHVYRALVESTAFGTRVITDALRAGGVPVTRIVAGGGLTRNRMLMQIYADVLGLEIEVAGASQASALGAAMLGAVAAGVEAGGHASVEAAAAAMAPAPTERYHCDPEAHLRYSALYAIYGELYDLFGRQRDLMHRLRALR, encoded by the coding sequence ATGACGGCGGTCATCGGCATCGACTTCGGCACCGAATCGGCGCGCGCCCTCGTGGTCGACACGCGCGACGGTCGCGTGCTCGGCAGCGGCGTCGGGGTGTACCGGCACGCGGTCATCGACGAGCAACTGCCCTCCACGGGCGCCGCACTCGGCGCGGAGTGGGCGCTGCAGCATCCCGGCGACTGGGTGACCTCGCTCGAGACGTGCGTCCGGGAGGCGCTGGCCAGCGCTCGACTCGCCCCGGCCGATGTCGTCGGCATCGGCATCGACTTCACCGCCTGCACCGTCCTGCCGGTCCGTGCCGACGGCACGCCGCTGATGCAGGACCCCGGGTTCGCGGCCGAGCCGCACGCCTGGCCCAAGCTGTGGAAGCACCACGCGTCGCAGCCCCAGGCGACACGCGTCACCGACGTGGCCGCCGCGCGCGGCGAGCGCTGGCTGCCACGGTACGGCGGCAGGATCTCGTCCGAGTGGATGCTGCCCAAGGCCCTGCAGGTGCTCGAGGAAGCGCCGGCCGTGTTCGAGGCGGCGGACCTCATCGTCGAGGGTGGCGACTGGGTCGTGTGGCAGTTGACCGGCACCTTCGCCCGCAACGCGTGCGCCGCGGGTTACAAGGGCCTCTGGCACAAGCGCGACGGATACCCGTCGGACGCCTACCTGCGCGCCCTGCACCCGGGGCTCGAGGGCTTCTACGCCTCGAAGGGCGGCGGGCAGGGCGTCGTCGCCCCCGGCGTATGCGTCGGCACGCTCACTCCGGGCTGGGCCGAGCGCCTCGGGTTGTCGCCGTCGACGGCGGTGGGCGCGGCGCTCATCGACGCGCACGCCGGCGTGCTCGGCAGCGGGGCGACCACGCCGGGCGCCCTGATGCTGATCCTCGGCACGTCCACCTGTCACCTCGTGCTGGCCGAACAGGAGCAACTGGTGCCGGGCGTGGCCGGTGTGGTGGAGGACGGCATCGTCGCCGGCCTCTTCGCCTACGAGGCCGGTCAGGCGGCGGTGGGTGACAGCTTCGCGTGGTTCGTGGACGCGATGGCGCCGGCCGACGTGCAGGAGGAGGCGGCGCGGCGCCAGGTGTCGGCCCACGAGGTGCTCACCGCGCGCGCGGCGAACCTGCGTCCAGGCGAGAGTGGCCTGGTGGCGCTCGATTGGTGGAACGGCAACCGCAGCACGCTCGTCGATGCGGAACTGAGCGGACTGCTGGTGGGGGCGACGCTGGCGACTCGCCCCGAGCACGTGTATCGGGCGCTCGTGGAGAGCACGGCGTTCGGCACACGGGTGATCACCGACGCCCTGCGTGCGGGCGGCGTGCCGGTGACGCGCATCGTCGCCGGCGGTGGCCTGACGCGCAACCGGATGCTGATGCAGATCTACGCCGATGTCCTCGGCCTCGAGATCGAGGTGGCGGGGGCGTCACAGGCTTCGGCGCTCGGGGCGGCGATGCTCGGGGCGGTGGCCGCGGGCGTCGAGGCTGGCGGCCACGCATCGGTGGAGGCCGCTGCGGCCGCGATGGCGCCGGCGCCGACGGAGCGGTACCACTGCGATCCCGAGGCGCACCTTCGCTACAGCGCGCTCTACGCCATCTATGGCGAGCTCTACGACCTGTTCGGCCGCCAGCGTGACCTGATGCACCGCCTGCGCGCCCTGCGGTAG
- a CDS encoding L-fucose/L-arabinose isomerase family protein, whose protein sequence is MLDHLNPRPLRIGLLDFGDGRDFLSQPLAPVQRQFRDALAARLRADGHEVVLGDDVIWRNDIAVRNGKAMAAADVDAVVFNFSVWAWPQYARVAGQFCPQPIAMFSNVNPQYPGLVGMLANAGSLDQAGIRFTKTFGDLADPQVYGALVTRLKAVAAARRLKGLTYALIGGRSLGIDTTVIDPAQWMAQFGIDVDHVDQMELVRRAEKEIATGTRVTTALAYLKQHVGKIHWTAADATFRLTEDLLKKQLGMYYGAIDLIEEFGYDFCGIKGQRELTEHYATADVAEAFLNDPYHPDGTPKPSIVCSTEADSDAALTMQIFKHLAGTPVLFADVRHYHADLGLWDLCNSGEHATYFAGRSLDPAVNLAQTEFRPQGFYFPAGGAAVYHVAAPGPVTLARLTRRAGRYRMVAFRAEFVDLGKRKHEVAAISQDNWPHAFARFACTPDEFIQAFNCNHIHGVYGDCLAELQGVCDVLGVEYEVLG, encoded by the coding sequence ATGCTCGACCACCTGAACCCCCGTCCCCTCCGCATCGGCCTCCTCGACTTCGGCGATGGCCGCGACTTCCTCAGCCAGCCGCTCGCGCCGGTGCAGCGGCAGTTCCGCGACGCGCTCGCCGCGCGCCTGCGCGCCGACGGCCACGAGGTGGTGCTCGGCGACGACGTGATCTGGCGCAACGACATCGCGGTGCGCAACGGCAAGGCGATGGCGGCGGCCGACGTCGACGCGGTCGTCTTCAACTTCTCCGTGTGGGCCTGGCCGCAGTACGCGAGGGTGGCGGGGCAGTTCTGCCCGCAGCCGATCGCGATGTTCTCCAACGTCAACCCGCAGTATCCCGGGCTGGTCGGCATGCTCGCCAACGCGGGCTCCCTCGACCAGGCTGGCATCCGCTTCACCAAGACGTTCGGCGACCTCGCCGACCCGCAGGTGTACGGCGCGCTCGTGACGCGGCTCAAGGCCGTGGCGGCCGCCCGTCGGCTCAAGGGCCTGACCTATGCCCTGATCGGCGGGCGTTCGCTCGGCATCGACACCACCGTGATCGACCCGGCGCAGTGGATGGCGCAGTTCGGCATCGACGTCGACCACGTCGACCAGATGGAACTGGTGCGTCGCGCCGAGAAGGAGATCGCGACGGGCACGCGCGTGACGACGGCGCTGGCGTACCTGAAGCAGCACGTCGGGAAGATCCACTGGACCGCGGCCGATGCGACCTTCCGCCTCACCGAGGACCTGCTGAAGAAGCAGCTCGGCATGTACTACGGCGCCATCGACCTCATCGAGGAGTTCGGCTACGACTTCTGCGGCATCAAGGGCCAGCGCGAACTCACCGAGCACTACGCCACCGCCGACGTCGCCGAGGCGTTCCTCAACGACCCGTATCATCCCGACGGCACGCCCAAGCCGTCCATCGTGTGCTCGACGGAGGCCGACTCCGACGCCGCGCTCACGATGCAGATCTTCAAGCACCTCGCCGGGACGCCGGTGCTGTTTGCCGACGTGCGTCACTACCACGCCGATCTCGGGCTGTGGGACCTGTGCAACAGCGGCGAGCACGCGACGTACTTCGCGGGCCGCAGCCTCGATCCGGCCGTCAACCTCGCCCAGACCGAGTTCCGGCCGCAGGGCTTCTACTTCCCGGCAGGCGGCGCCGCGGTGTACCACGTGGCCGCGCCCGGACCGGTGACCCTCGCGCGCCTGACGCGCCGCGCCGGTCGCTACCGGATGGTGGCCTTCCGCGCCGAGTTCGTCGACCTCGGTAAGCGCAAGCACGAGGTCGCCGCCATCAGCCAGGACAACTGGCCGCACGCCTTCGCGAGGTTCGCCTGCACGCCCGACGAGTTCATCCAGGCCTTCAACTGCAACCACATCCACGGCGTGTACGGCGATTGCCTCGCCGAACTGCAGGGCGTGTGCGACGTGCTCGGCGTCGAGTACGAGGTGCTGGGCTGA
- a CDS encoding exo-alpha-sialidase — protein sequence MQRGVTRGRLLAVAAGVVLALVTVGAQAPSPGRLRSELIFPLEHWHNHSSSIVQHPDGHLLVTWFHGSGERTADDVELQFAWQRAGTTTWTAPARLADTPGYPDTNPTLFVDRSEKLWLLWPTILANEWHTALMKVKTATRWPVGKVPAWDSSEVMHLTPGDRFAEVVRRDMDRLAAAMPADQAPPQLRAYVDKIKADAGDKLTRRLGWMTRVHPLQLADGRIIVPLYSDGFDCALMALTDDGGATWKVSDPLVGGANIQPALARRTDGTIVAYMRDNGPPPKRIHVSESRDRGETWSQVRDMDLPNPGTSVDVTVLANGHWVLVYNDLERGRHSLAVSLSTDEGHTWSATRHLERDPNDLPESDRGQYHYPSILQARDGAIHVTYSYFAPKAETRTDDRGRAVRKAIKHAVFDEAWVTAR from the coding sequence ATGCAACGTGGCGTGACGCGGGGAAGGCTGCTGGCGGTCGCCGCTGGCGTGGTGCTGGCGCTGGTGACCGTTGGGGCGCAGGCGCCCTCACCGGGCAGGCTGCGCTCCGAGCTCATCTTTCCACTCGAACACTGGCACAACCATTCCTCGAGCATCGTGCAGCACCCCGACGGGCACCTGCTGGTGACCTGGTTCCACGGCTCGGGGGAGCGCACCGCCGACGACGTCGAACTGCAGTTCGCCTGGCAGCGCGCCGGCACGACCACGTGGACGGCGCCGGCCCGCCTGGCCGACACGCCGGGGTATCCGGACACCAATCCGACGCTCTTCGTCGACCGGTCCGAGAAGCTGTGGCTGCTCTGGCCGACCATCCTGGCCAACGAGTGGCACACCGCGCTGATGAAGGTGAAGACGGCGACGCGCTGGCCCGTCGGCAAGGTGCCGGCGTGGGACTCCAGCGAGGTGATGCACCTCACGCCCGGTGATCGGTTCGCGGAGGTGGTGCGTCGCGACATGGATCGCCTGGCGGCGGCCATGCCGGCCGACCAGGCGCCGCCGCAGTTGCGCGCCTACGTGGACAAGATCAAGGCCGACGCCGGCGACAAGCTCACGCGCCGCCTCGGCTGGATGACCCGCGTGCATCCCTTGCAGCTCGCCGACGGCCGCATCATCGTGCCGCTCTATTCCGACGGCTTCGACTGTGCGCTGATGGCCCTGACCGACGATGGCGGGGCGACGTGGAAGGTGAGCGACCCCCTGGTGGGTGGCGCCAACATCCAGCCCGCGCTGGCCCGCCGCACCGACGGCACCATCGTCGCCTACATGCGCGACAACGGGCCACCGCCCAAGCGCATCCACGTCAGCGAGTCGCGCGACCGCGGCGAGACCTGGTCGCAGGTGCGCGACATGGACCTGCCCAACCCGGGCACGAGCGTCGACGTGACCGTGCTGGCCAACGGCCATTGGGTGCTCGTGTACAACGACCTCGAACGCGGGCGGCACAGCCTGGCCGTGTCGCTGTCCACCGACGAAGGCCACACGTGGAGCGCGACCCGCCACCTGGAGCGCGACCCGAACGACCTGCCGGAGTCCGATCGCGGCCAGTACCACTACCCCTCGATCCTGCAGGCACGTGACGGGGCCATCCACGTGACCTACAGTTACTTCGCGCCGAAGGCCGAGACCCGCACCGACGACCGGGGCCGGGCCGTCCGCAAGGCCATCAAGCACGCGGTGTTCGACGAGGCCTGGGTTACGGCGCGCTGA
- a CDS encoding TonB-dependent receptor, translating to MIRTWTRVVLAGVLAALAGVGGLHAQTTTGGLTGVIRDSDGAVVPGATVKATATATGTSLTAVSDEAGQYLLRGLPVGGYAVQVELAGFQTVQVPDVVIRVNEEVRLDVSLKVGSLSESVTVSGISSTVDTVSSTLKTVVDQKRIEELPLNGRNPTQLMSLVAGVIPDPRADVTSGATYPGASGITSNGARANSTNYIMDGGSNNDHYSNASNPMPNPDALQEFSVQTNSFSAQYGRNAGAIVNAVTRSGTNQFRGLGFGYLRDSAMNANNFFTPGIDDGLKRKQFGGTFGGPILKNRSFFFFSYQGTLQEQRPADLTALVPTAAQRRGDFTGYSRTLRDPLTGLPFPGNVIPSDRIDPTSARILAESLPLPNPRAGDPVNTLRYSRPANSDDHQYLLRMDHAFSSNHRLYGRYWLSKASVPEYLEPSNVLTSSFGRTWDNQIISVNDTWVISPTLVNNLVVTYNRTYNDNFQVQSPSYADIGIPGVYNDANPQWFFNVGGWFGINTGDTNQFNRDEYQVVNTLRWSKGRHEVTGGIDYSYGKGDIINNFRANGRYTFNNAAPFTGDALADFLLGKFQSFEQGVGEYKNTRFHYVAAFAEDTWRLNPRLTLTLGLRWDPNVPYTDVNGRLAGYRPGQESQVYTNAPVGMLYPGDAGFPDGGYDASWGLFAPRAGFAWDVTGDGKTSLRAGYGLFYDKPNTITTNSAATQGPFGTVARVDGNATNSLRNTWAGSTNPFPVDIFNVPPDAPVVLPFNAFSYAENMRPGSLHSWHVTGEREILKATMLRVAYAGSRGDQLTIGVERNPAIYAPGATTATTNQRRPLFPNFGNITSIEPLGRSTYHSLQVTLDKRLSNGLSVLSNYTLSKSMDNTSANKQNGTTSVNPFDLSYDWGPANADRRHRWVTSVLWQIPGRYDNGLVNAVLADWNVTGIFTIMSGQPFTVTSGVDNARSGTGGQFADVVGDPDLSSDRPTSERIAQWFNTSAFTVNALGTFGNAGRNSLRGPDYQTLDLGLMKTFNITARVKTQFRFEAFNALNRANFNIPDGNRSSGNFGRITSAQDPRILQLALRAWF from the coding sequence ATGATCAGGACTTGGACGCGAGTGGTGCTGGCCGGTGTGCTGGCTGCCCTGGCCGGCGTCGGCGGGTTGCACGCGCAAACCACGACGGGTGGACTCACGGGCGTGATCCGTGACAGCGATGGCGCGGTGGTGCCCGGGGCGACGGTGAAGGCGACGGCCACGGCCACCGGCACGTCGCTGACCGCCGTCAGTGACGAGGCGGGACAGTACCTGCTCCGGGGCCTGCCGGTGGGCGGCTACGCGGTGCAGGTGGAACTGGCCGGCTTCCAGACCGTGCAGGTGCCCGACGTGGTCATCCGCGTCAACGAGGAGGTGCGCCTCGACGTCTCGCTGAAGGTCGGCAGCCTGTCGGAGTCGGTGACGGTGAGCGGCATCAGCAGCACGGTCGACACCGTGTCGAGCACGCTCAAGACGGTGGTCGACCAGAAGCGCATCGAGGAGTTGCCGCTGAACGGCCGCAACCCGACGCAGCTCATGAGCCTGGTCGCTGGCGTGATCCCGGATCCGCGCGCCGACGTGACGTCGGGCGCCACCTACCCCGGGGCGAGCGGCATCACGTCCAACGGCGCCCGCGCCAACTCGACCAACTACATCATGGACGGCGGGTCGAACAACGACCACTACAGCAACGCCTCCAACCCGATGCCCAACCCCGACGCGCTGCAGGAGTTCTCGGTGCAGACCAACTCCTTCAGCGCCCAGTACGGCCGCAACGCGGGGGCGATCGTCAACGCGGTGACCCGCTCGGGCACCAACCAGTTCCGCGGGCTCGGCTTCGGCTACCTGCGCGACTCGGCGATGAACGCCAACAACTTCTTCACGCCGGGCATCGACGACGGCCTGAAGCGCAAGCAGTTCGGCGGCACCTTCGGCGGTCCCATCCTCAAGAACCGGTCGTTCTTCTTCTTCTCGTACCAGGGCACCCTGCAGGAGCAGCGGCCGGCCGACCTGACGGCGCTGGTGCCGACGGCGGCGCAGCGCCGCGGCGACTTCACCGGGTACTCGCGCACGCTGCGTGACCCGCTGACCGGGCTGCCGTTCCCCGGCAACGTCATCCCCTCGGACCGCATCGACCCGACGTCGGCGAGGATCCTCGCCGAGTCGCTGCCGCTGCCCAACCCGCGGGCCGGCGATCCGGTCAACACGCTGCGCTACTCGCGGCCGGCCAACTCCGACGATCACCAGTACCTGCTGCGGATGGATCACGCGTTCAGCAGCAACCACCGCCTGTACGGGCGCTACTGGCTGTCGAAGGCGTCGGTGCCCGAGTACCTCGAGCCGAGCAACGTGCTGACCAGCTCGTTCGGCCGCACGTGGGACAACCAGATCATCTCGGTCAACGACACGTGGGTGATCTCGCCCACGCTCGTCAACAACCTGGTGGTCACCTACAACCGCACCTACAACGACAACTTCCAGGTGCAGTCGCCCTCGTACGCCGACATCGGCATCCCGGGCGTGTACAACGACGCCAACCCGCAGTGGTTCTTCAACGTCGGCGGCTGGTTCGGCATCAACACGGGCGACACCAACCAGTTCAACCGCGACGAATACCAGGTCGTGAACACGCTGCGCTGGAGCAAGGGTCGCCACGAGGTCACCGGGGGCATCGACTACAGCTACGGCAAGGGCGACATCATCAACAACTTCCGCGCCAACGGCCGCTACACGTTCAACAACGCGGCGCCGTTCACCGGCGACGCGCTGGCCGACTTCCTGCTCGGCAAGTTCCAGTCGTTCGAGCAGGGCGTGGGCGAGTACAAGAACACGCGCTTCCACTACGTCGCGGCATTTGCCGAGGACACGTGGCGCCTCAACCCGCGCCTGACGCTGACCCTCGGCCTGCGCTGGGATCCCAACGTCCCGTACACCGACGTCAACGGCCGGCTGGCCGGCTACCGGCCCGGGCAGGAGTCGCAGGTCTACACCAACGCGCCCGTCGGCATGCTGTACCCCGGCGATGCGGGCTTCCCCGACGGCGGTTACGACGCCAGCTGGGGTCTCTTCGCGCCCCGCGCCGGCTTTGCCTGGGACGTGACCGGCGACGGCAAGACGAGCCTGCGCGCCGGCTACGGCCTGTTCTACGACAAGCCGAACACGATCACCACCAACAGCGCCGCGACACAGGGCCCCTTCGGCACCGTGGCGCGCGTCGACGGCAACGCCACCAACAGCCTGCGCAACACCTGGGCCGGCAGCACCAACCCCTTCCCGGTCGACATCTTCAACGTCCCGCCCGACGCGCCCGTCGTGCTGCCGTTCAACGCCTTCAGTTACGCCGAGAACATGCGCCCGGGCAGTCTGCACTCCTGGCACGTCACCGGTGAGCGCGAGATCCTCAAGGCGACGATGCTGCGCGTGGCGTACGCGGGCTCGCGCGGCGACCAGCTGACGATCGGCGTGGAGCGCAACCCGGCCATCTATGCGCCGGGCGCGACCACGGCGACCACCAACCAGCGCCGACCGCTGTTCCCGAACTTCGGCAACATCACCAGCATCGAGCCGCTCGGCAGGTCCACCTATCACTCGCTGCAGGTCACGCTCGACAAGCGACTCAGCAACGGCCTCTCGGTGCTGTCCAACTACACGCTCAGCAAGAGCATGGACAACACGTCGGCCAACAAGCAGAACGGCACGACCTCCGTGAACCCGTTCGACCTGTCCTACGACTGGGGGCCGGCCAACGCCGACCGCCGGCACCGCTGGGTCACGTCGGTGCTCTGGCAGATCCCCGGGCGGTACGACAACGGCCTGGTGAACGCCGTGCTCGCCGACTGGAACGTCACGGGCATCTTCACGATCATGAGCGGCCAGCCGTTCACCGTGACCAGCGGCGTCGACAACGCCCGCTCGGGCACCGGCGGCCAGTTCGCCGACGTCGTGGGCGATCCAGACCTGTCGAGCGATCGCCCGACCTCCGAGCGCATCGCGCAGTGGTTCAACACGTCGGCCTTCACGGTCAACGCCCTCGGCACGTTCGGCAACGCCGGCCGCAACTCGCTGCGCGGCCCCGACTACCAGACGCTCGACCTCGGCCTGATGAAGACCTTCAACATCACCGCCCGGGTGAAGACGCAGTTCCGGTTCGAGGCCTTCAACGCCCTGAACCGCGCCAACTTCAACATCCCCGACGGCAACCGGTCGTCGGGCAACTTCGGCCGCATCACGTCGGCGCAGGATCCGCGCATCCTGCAGCTGGCGCTGCGGGCCTGGTTCTAG
- a CDS encoding dihydrodipicolinate synthase family protein produces the protein MQERHSGMEASGPPPLTGLYAAAVTPRTDDGTIDMLAFDRVLDLLLAAGVAGVCLGGATAEYPHASREERMRLIAHTARRIGDRGLLVGIGAAAPTDVVPLGHAALDAGARAVLLSMPLFFRYAQDDLEAFCLDTAAAIGGPVLLYDLPAFTTPLATDTILRLLSGAPHVIGIKDSSGQADRLGPIAEARGDQPWRLMVGDDAVLIEAIAAGWDGCISGTSGAFPELMLAVLRAAQAHDHAALHRLLPLLRELFAQQGVFPTPWGIRMGLEARGIPVGPFPLPASPTRVAQRATYLAWAPDWMERVAAALGHALVGTR, from the coding sequence GTGCAGGAACGTCACAGCGGGATGGAGGCCTCCGGGCCTCCGCCCCTCACCGGCCTCTACGCCGCCGCGGTCACGCCCCGGACCGACGACGGCACGATCGACATGCTCGCCTTCGACCGCGTGCTGGACCTGCTGCTGGCCGCCGGGGTCGCGGGTGTCTGCCTCGGTGGCGCGACCGCCGAATACCCGCACGCCTCGCGCGAGGAGCGCATGCGCCTGATTGCGCACACGGCGCGCCGCATCGGCGATCGCGGCCTGCTGGTGGGCATCGGCGCCGCGGCTCCCACCGACGTGGTGCCGCTCGGGCACGCGGCGCTCGACGCCGGGGCCCGCGCGGTGCTGCTGTCGATGCCGCTGTTCTTCCGCTACGCGCAGGACGACCTCGAGGCCTTCTGCCTCGACACCGCCGCCGCCATCGGTGGCCCGGTGCTGCTCTACGACCTGCCGGCCTTCACCACCCCACTGGCCACCGACACGATCCTCCGCCTGCTCTCCGGCGCGCCTCACGTCATCGGCATCAAGGACAGCAGCGGCCAGGCCGACCGCCTCGGCCCGATCGCCGAGGCTCGCGGCGACCAGCCATGGCGGCTGATGGTCGGCGACGACGCGGTCCTGATCGAGGCAATCGCCGCCGGCTGGGACGGGTGCATCTCCGGCACGTCCGGCGCCTTTCCCGAGCTGATGCTGGCCGTGCTGCGGGCGGCGCAGGCACACGACCATGCGGCGCTGCACCGATTGCTCCCGCTGTTGCGCGAGCTGTTCGCGCAGCAGGGGGTCTTCCCCACCCCGTGGGGCATCCGCATGGGCCTCGAGGCGCGCGGCATTCCCGTGGGGCCGTTCCCGCTGCCGGCCTCCCCGACCAGGGTCGCGCAGCGCGCGACGTACCTCGCATGGGCGCCGGACTGGATGGAGCGCGTGGCGGCCGCACTCGGACACGCGCTGGTGGGCACACGCTGA